One genomic window of Thermorudis peleae includes the following:
- a CDS encoding response regulator — protein MGTAARVLLVEDDEALVEALRYALSRQGYQVWYALDGRRGLQLAQAVQPDLIVLDLMLPQLHGLDLCRLLRSVSSAAILILTARDDEETVVAGFAAGADDYVVKPFRLRELLARVEALLRRSQGDEAAETITVGRLVVNRREQRATYNGVELPLAPRTFAVLAALAMSPGKLCSRATLLDRIWGSGQVVDPRNIDVHIRRIRAALQRVDPAAAQMIQTVHGSGYRLQPLALERIGEELNGEVKTVSHAGEFGMRDA, from the coding sequence ATGGGCACAGCCGCACGGGTCTTGCTGGTCGAAGATGATGAAGCGCTCGTTGAGGCACTGCGGTATGCCCTGAGCCGGCAAGGCTATCAGGTCTGGTATGCACTTGATGGGCGTCGCGGACTGCAACTGGCCCAGGCAGTGCAGCCCGATCTCATCGTCCTCGACTTAATGCTCCCGCAGTTGCACGGCCTTGATCTTTGTCGCTTGTTGCGCTCGGTGTCCTCTGCAGCCATCCTCATCCTCACTGCCCGGGACGATGAGGAAACCGTCGTTGCTGGCTTCGCGGCCGGCGCTGATGATTACGTCGTCAAACCCTTCCGGTTACGTGAATTGCTCGCCCGTGTCGAGGCGCTCCTGCGACGCTCCCAAGGGGATGAGGCGGCTGAAACGATCACCGTTGGTCGACTCGTTGTCAATCGGCGTGAACAGCGTGCCACGTATAACGGCGTTGAGCTCCCGCTTGCTCCCCGCACCTTTGCTGTGCTGGCGGCACTGGCAATGTCGCCTGGGAAGCTCTGCTCACGAGCCACCTTACTTGATCGCATCTGGGGCAGTGGCCAGGTCGTTGACCCGCGCAATATCGATGTCCACATCCGGCGTATTCGCGCTGCGCTCCAGCGGGTCGATCCTGCCGCAGCGCAGATGATCCAGACTGTCCACGGTTCGGGCTACCGTTTGCAACCGTTGGCGCTTGAACGTATA